The Deltaproteobacteria bacterium genome includes a region encoding these proteins:
- a CDS encoding heme-binding protein, with protein sequence MKTVPTAKLSQEGCDIIVNTALEKAKELKQIGSICVVDAGAHLMAFKRMTNGRTHNVMIAQAKARCAALTTAATGKTGRDGGEIPDHQVLAQTLAVGPGYFISIEGGLPLTVDGQCIGGVGFSGAPAAVDRQIVQAGIDAFNKA encoded by the coding sequence ATGAAAACCGTACCGACCGCAAAACTATCCCAAGAAGGCTGTGACATCATCGTCAACACCGCCCTGGAAAAAGCCAAGGAGTTAAAACAAATCGGCAGCATTTGCGTCGTCGACGCCGGCGCCCATTTGATGGCGTTCAAGCGCATGACCAATGGCCGCACCCACAACGTGATGATCGCCCAGGCCAAGGCGCGCTGCGCCGCGTTGACCACCGCCGCCACCGGCAAAACCGGCCGCGACGGCGGCGAAATCCCGGATCATCAAGTGCTGGCGCAAACGCTCGCCGTCGGCCCCGGTTATTTTATCAGTATCGAAGGCGGATTGCCGCTCACCGTCGACGGCCAATGCATCGGCGGCGTCGGCTTCAGCGGCGCGCCCGCGGCTGTCGACCGGCAGATCGTTCAGGCTGGCATCGACGCGTTCAATAAGGCCTAA
- a CDS encoding ABC transporter substrate-binding protein — translation MHLHWYRQMTQIWLMKHLVLSFVIWLSLLCATIAHGGQAKPLSRVVAGYGSTDGAIAPLWYAKEAKLFEKRGLDVLLVGMGTGSVSLRALIAKDLEIASLSGSGLVQAALQGADTVIVSSAINGFVFKVFASPEITNVSQLKGKKLGVSRYGATSDFAIRLALKKWGLNPDRDLSILQIGTTQDTVRAMQTKMIDVGVLSGTASLVARKAGFRELGDLAELGLDYPMAPIGTTRSFLQKNEAVAREFMLAYIEAIHDFKRNKDFALAVLKKYTRNDDREVLEDSYNNYANKYLPLPIPTPDGIRTILAEIAGTVPAAKNADPEQFVAYKIAREIEASGFIKKLYEK, via the coding sequence ATGCACTTGCATTGGTACAGGCAAATGACGCAGATTTGGCTCATGAAACATTTGGTTTTGAGCTTCGTCATCTGGCTGTCGCTTCTCTGCGCAACGATCGCTCATGGCGGTCAAGCAAAACCGCTGAGCCGCGTTGTCGCCGGCTACGGCTCCACCGACGGTGCGATCGCGCCCTTGTGGTACGCCAAGGAAGCCAAGCTTTTCGAGAAGCGCGGTCTCGACGTATTGTTGGTCGGCATGGGCACTGGCTCGGTGTCGCTGCGCGCATTGATCGCCAAAGATTTAGAAATCGCCTCGCTGTCGGGTTCCGGTTTGGTGCAAGCCGCGTTGCAGGGCGCGGACACGGTGATCGTGTCGAGCGCGATCAATGGTTTTGTCTTCAAAGTTTTTGCTTCGCCGGAGATTACCAACGTCAGCCAACTCAAAGGCAAGAAGCTCGGTGTCAGCCGCTACGGCGCGACATCCGATTTCGCCATTCGCTTAGCGCTCAAAAAGTGGGGCCTCAATCCCGATCGCGACTTGAGTATCTTGCAGATCGGCACGACCCAAGACACGGTCCGCGCCATGCAAACGAAAATGATAGACGTGGGCGTGTTGAGCGGCACCGCGTCATTGGTGGCGCGCAAAGCGGGCTTCCGCGAGTTGGGCGACCTGGCCGAGTTGGGTCTCGACTATCCGATGGCGCCCATCGGCACGACGCGCTCTTTCCTGCAAAAAAATGAAGCCGTCGCCAGAGAATTCATGCTCGCTTACATCGAGGCGATCCATGATTTCAAACGCAACAAGGATTTCGCTCTGGCGGTGCTCAAGAAATACACGCGCAACGACGATCGCGAAGTTTTGGAAGATAGTTACAATAACTACGCGAACAAATATCTTCCCCTGCCGATCCCAACTCCCGACGGCATTCGAACCATTCTGGCGGAAATTGCCGGCACGGTTCCAGCCGCCAAGAATGCCGATCCAGAACAGTTCGTGGCCTACAAAATCGCT
- a CDS encoding ABC transporter substrate-binding protein, giving the protein MFNRTMSLRSSLLIVTALLTYASVSAAQEKKLIIGYTARDLNNFPLFVAQAKGFFKDAGKDVEVVQMRSNIGLAGLLGGSVDYYTSFSSAVTLAAQQGAPIVGIFSMIARPSLFMIARPEIRTMAELKGKIVGLGSVGGITVEITRRMLASHGVAAGDFTIVSTGDLPLRMAAVKSGAIHATLGGPPAPSLAKDMGLNVLATAADSVDFPLAGLSASVAKIKSNRAEVVAVLTAMLRGLNFVHTQRADAIALVQKIFKMDRALAEAGYEQTLPAYSKDGTPSSKGVESVLELARQQGLAKNISVSDVVDFGPLREAQAALKGR; this is encoded by the coding sequence ATGTTTAATAGAACAATGTCGCTACGATCATCGCTGCTCATCGTAACCGCGTTGTTGACCTACGCATCCGTTTCCGCTGCCCAAGAGAAAAAACTGATCATCGGTTACACCGCCCGGGACTTGAATAACTTTCCACTGTTCGTCGCCCAAGCCAAGGGATTTTTCAAGGATGCCGGCAAAGATGTCGAAGTGGTGCAGATGCGCTCGAACATCGGTCTCGCCGGCTTGCTCGGCGGTTCGGTGGATTACTACACTTCGTTTAGCAGCGCCGTTACCTTGGCGGCGCAGCAAGGTGCGCCGATTGTTGGAATTTTCAGCATGATCGCGCGGCCAAGCCTGTTCATGATCGCCCGGCCGGAGATTCGCACCATGGCGGAACTCAAAGGTAAGATCGTCGGTCTCGGCTCGGTCGGCGGCATCACAGTGGAAATCACCCGGCGCATGCTCGCCAGCCACGGCGTCGCCGCCGGCGATTTCACCATCGTCTCCACCGGCGATCTGCCGCTGCGGATGGCGGCGGTGAAATCCGGCGCCATTCACGCGACTCTCGGCGGGCCACCGGCGCCGTCGCTAGCCAAGGATATGGGATTGAACGTTTTGGCCACCGCCGCCGACAGCGTCGACTTTCCGCTCGCCGGACTTTCCGCGTCAGTGGCGAAAATTAAATCGAACCGCGCCGAAGTCGTCGCCGTGCTGACAGCAATGCTGCGCGGCCTGAACTTCGTGCACACGCAACGCGCCGACGCCATCGCGTTGGTGCAAAAGATTTTCAAAATGGACCGCGCTCTCGCCGAGGCCGGCTACGAGCAAACATTGCCCGCCTACAGCAAAGATGGCACGCCGTCGAGCAAGGGGGTCGAGAGCGTGCTCGAACTGGCGCGCCAGCAAGGTCTGGCGAAAAACATTTCGGTCAGCGACGTGGTCGATTTTGGTCCGCTGCGCGAAGCTCAGGCGGCGCTCAAGGGGCGCTGA
- a CDS encoding CoA transferase subunit A — MNKLRSMRDAIAADVHDGDAVALGCALESLIPFAASHEIIRQKKRDLTLIGPISDIQFDQLIGAGCVKKIIASWVGNVAAGLGHNYRRAAESGIPNSIEIEEHSNFTIGLALQAAANGVPFLPTKTIKGSDFAKQSQFTAIDCPFTGETLLAVRALHPDVAVLHVQRADSEGNTQVWGNFGVMREAAFAAKRVILSCEEIVDHETILSDPNRNLIPGFVVSSVVHAPFGSHPSPAQGYCRRDDDFYFAYHQETRTNEGFGSWLDKWVLGVKDHGDFLQLLGNERVGKLRPQGNLFAPAVSLNY, encoded by the coding sequence ATGAACAAGCTTCGATCCATGCGCGATGCTATCGCCGCCGACGTTCACGATGGCGATGCCGTTGCGCTCGGCTGTGCGTTGGAGTCGCTCATTCCATTCGCCGCTAGCCACGAAATCATCCGGCAGAAAAAGCGCGACTTAACCTTGATCGGACCGATTTCCGATATTCAATTCGATCAGCTGATCGGCGCCGGCTGCGTTAAAAAGATCATCGCCTCGTGGGTCGGCAACGTCGCGGCCGGACTGGGCCACAACTACCGGCGCGCGGCGGAATCAGGAATCCCTAACTCGATTGAAATCGAAGAGCACTCCAACTTTACCATCGGACTCGCGCTCCAAGCGGCAGCCAACGGCGTTCCCTTCTTGCCGACCAAAACGATCAAAGGCAGCGACTTCGCCAAGCAATCGCAGTTCACAGCCATCGATTGTCCTTTTACTGGCGAGACACTGCTGGCGGTGCGCGCGCTTCATCCCGATGTCGCGGTTCTGCACGTACAGCGCGCTGACAGTGAAGGCAACACGCAAGTTTGGGGCAACTTCGGCGTCATGCGCGAGGCCGCATTCGCCGCTAAAAGAGTGATTCTCAGCTGCGAAGAGATCGTCGACCATGAGACTATTCTCAGCGATCCCAACCGCAACCTGATCCCCGGTTTCGTGGTTTCGAGCGTGGTGCACGCGCCCTTCGGCTCACATCCGTCGCCGGCCCAAGGCTATTGTCGGCGCGACGACGATTTTTATTTCGCCTATCACCAAGAGACGCGGACCAATGAAGGCTTCGGCTCATGGCTGGACAAGTGGGTGCTCGGCGTCAAAGATCACGGCGATTTTTTGCAATTGCTCGGCAACGAGCGCGTTGGCAAGCTGCGGCCGCAAGGCAATCTATTTGCACCCGCGGTGAGCTTAAATTATTAA